In Macadamia integrifolia cultivar HAES 741 unplaced genomic scaffold, SCU_Mint_v3 scaffold_30A, whole genome shotgun sequence, the following proteins share a genomic window:
- the LOC122071616 gene encoding pleiotropic drug resistance protein 1-like has protein sequence MERSDSYGISSFRGNNYSIWNNSAVDVFSKSSIEEDDEEALKWAALEKLPTYNRLRKGVLAGLEEKDNENFLSKLKDRLDRVGINIPTIEVRYEHVNVDAEAYVGSRSLPTILNFYANILEGFLSNLHILPSRKKPLSILHEVSGIIKPDKPLKMTLLLGSPSSGKTILLMSLAGMLDRDLKFSGRITYNGHGMDEFVPQKTAAYISQQDLHIGEMTVRETLAFSARCQGVGARYETLAELLRREKEANIKPDADLDIYMKAKELC, from the exons ATGGAGAGAAGTGATTCATATGGAATCAGTAGTTTTCGTGGTAACAATTATTCAATTTGGAATAACAGTGCAGTTGATGTCTTCTCCAAATCTTCtatagaagaagatgatgaagaagctctGAAATGGGCTGCTCTAGAGAAACTACCTACTTATAACCGTCTCAGGAAAGGTGTACTGGCTGGCTTAGAAG AGAAGgacaatgagaatttcttgtCGAAGCTCAAGGACCGTCTTGATCG AGTTGGAATTAATATTCCCACAATTGAAGTCCGCTATGAGCATGTAAATGTAGATGCAGAAGCTTATGTGGGAAGTAGATCTTTACCTACAATACTGAATTTCTATGCTAATATATTAGAG GGGTTCTTGAGCAATCTTCATATTCTCCCCAGTAGAAAGAAGCCACTCTCAATCCTTCATGAAGTCAGTGGAATAATAAAGCCAGACAAACCCCTCAA AATGACATTGCTTTTAGGCTCTCCAAGCTCTGGAAAGACCATATTACTGATGTCTTTAGCAGGAATGCTTGATCGAGATCTAAAA TTCTCTGGGAGAATAACATACAATGGCCATGGAATGGATGAATTTGTTCCACAAAAGACAGCGGCTTATATCAGTCAACAAGATCTCCACATAGGGGAAATGACAGTGAGAGAAACCTTAGCTTTTTCTGCAAGATGTCAAGGGGTAGGAGCCCGATATG AGACGTTGGCAGAGTTgttgagaagagaaaaggaggcAAACATTAAGCCAGATGCCGACCTTGATATTTACATGAAGGCGAAGGAGctttgttag